A region from the Chitinophaga sp. Cy-1792 genome encodes:
- a CDS encoding CHAP domain-containing protein, translating to MIGNKALSIALTQLNVREATNHNDGPAVEGYLKAVGLNKGYSWCMAFIYWCTANAAKELMVSNPLKRTGSVMEQWNWAVAHHLSVTDPQPGDIFIIDRGNGKGHTGFVTAVRGEWLDTVEGNTNSAGSHDGDGVYTHTRNKSAMKGYIRV from the coding sequence ATGATAGGCAACAAAGCATTAAGTATTGCGCTGACACAACTGAACGTCAGGGAAGCAACCAACCATAACGATGGTCCGGCAGTAGAAGGCTATTTAAAGGCGGTCGGGCTGAATAAAGGTTATTCATGGTGCATGGCATTTATCTACTGGTGCACCGCAAATGCAGCAAAAGAACTAATGGTCAGCAACCCGCTGAAACGTACAGGCAGTGTAATGGAACAATGGAATTGGGCCGTAGCACATCACTTATCTGTAACGGATCCGCAACCTGGGGATATATTTATAATTGATCGTGGCAATGGGAAAGGTCATACCGGCTTTGTAACAGCAGTGCGGGGAGAATGGCTTGATACCGTGGAAGGCAACACCAATAGTGCCGGGAGTCATGATGGGGATGGCGTTTATACGCATACAAGGAATAAATCCGCCATGAAAGGTTATATACGCGTATAA
- a CDS encoding RNA-binding protein: MNIFVGNLSDKTTEDEIWSLFDPFGVVYSINVAYDKYSGRSKGFAFVEMPDDSNAVLAIKELNNSVVAGQTIVVYEARPKPERPENNRFSRSGPRPGGFRPRY, translated from the coding sequence GTGAATATTTTTGTAGGAAATTTAAGTGACAAAACAACTGAAGATGAGATTTGGTCATTATTTGACCCATTCGGAGTTGTATATAGTATTAATGTGGCTTATGATAAATACAGTGGCCGTTCTAAAGGTTTTGCATTCGTTGAAATGCCAGACGATTCCAACGCAGTACTGGCAATTAAGGAATTGAATAATTCTGTAGTTGCTGGCCAGACAATAGTAGTGTATGAGGCTCGTCCAAAACCTGAAAGACCAGAAAATAATCGTTTCTCCAGATCCGGTCCAAGGCCAGGTGGATTTAGACCCAGGTACTAA